Proteins encoded by one window of Halorubrum ruber:
- a CDS encoding DUF7537 family lipoprotein → MVDPLRDALPAVTLVVVVLLAGCSGLPATDRQEPTPEPTVESFSYPSGWSQDGIADLSVALETHDATVSDTSRRSRLRITDEDSNRTIVRTVDADAGTVSVRWVDTEFGGDIHAYYSAEGVFEYDRTTGEIHRNPDENWTQARVGSHEGVRRPLSELDVNATETVTVEGETAVRYNVTGIEDPVSVPADSATGHVVVTEKGYIAEYDVTRGNDGFTRQTRYEVSEFGTATATRPEWMPDE, encoded by the coding sequence ATGGTCGACCCGCTTCGAGACGCCCTCCCCGCGGTAACGCTGGTCGTCGTCGTCCTCCTGGCCGGCTGTTCCGGATTGCCTGCCACGGACCGACAGGAACCGACTCCCGAACCGACGGTCGAGAGCTTCTCGTATCCGTCAGGGTGGTCACAGGACGGAATTGCGGATCTCTCGGTCGCACTGGAAACGCACGACGCGACGGTGAGCGACACCTCCCGTCGGAGTCGGTTGCGCATCACGGACGAGGACAGCAACCGCACAATAGTGAGAACGGTAGACGCCGACGCCGGCACCGTCTCAGTCCGGTGGGTCGACACGGAGTTCGGCGGGGACATCCACGCGTACTACAGCGCCGAGGGCGTGTTCGAGTACGACCGAACGACGGGAGAGATACACCGGAATCCCGACGAAAACTGGACGCAGGCCCGCGTCGGCTCGCACGAGGGGGTACGACGGCCCCTGTCGGAGCTCGACGTGAACGCGACCGAGACCGTCACCGTCGAGGGGGAGACGGCGGTCAGGTACAACGTGACCGGCATCGAAGACCCCGTCAGCGTTCCGGCCGATAGCGCGACCGGGCACGTCGTCGTTACCGAGAAGGGGTACATCGCGGAGTACGACGTCACGAGGGGAAACGACGGGTTCACCCGGCAGACGAGATACGAGGTCTCCGAGTTCGGAACCGCGACGGCGACCCGACCGGAATGGATGCCCGACGAGTAG
- the uppS gene encoding polyprenyl diphosphate synthase, translated as MLNRLRGLVGRAYRRHLRREIDDVPDHVAVIQDGNRRYAREQGDDAPEGHRAGADTTERVLDWCADLGVSELTLYAFSTENFERPDEELEPLFDLLERKLREFADADRVHEQGVRVRAIGDVPRLPPRVRDAVEYAERRTAGNDRFTLNVALAYGGRTELLDAARAIARDVDAGEMAPDDVDVETVEERLYDRPIRDVDLIVRTGGDERTSNFLPWHANGNEAAVYFCAPYWPEFSEADFLRAIRTYESREESWQRARAERAAALVRALAEVEFAEARAAAARLRERVPRLDGSDLSDDALGIADQDSVGTNEEDTPEPASATDPAPPDAD; from the coding sequence ATGCTGAACCGACTCCGCGGCCTCGTCGGACGCGCGTACCGACGACACCTCCGCCGCGAGATCGACGACGTTCCCGACCACGTCGCCGTCATTCAGGACGGAAACCGTCGGTACGCCCGCGAGCAGGGCGACGACGCGCCCGAGGGCCACCGCGCCGGCGCGGACACCACCGAGCGCGTCCTCGACTGGTGTGCGGACCTCGGGGTCTCTGAGCTCACGCTCTACGCCTTCTCCACCGAGAACTTCGAGCGCCCCGACGAGGAGCTGGAGCCCCTCTTCGACCTGCTGGAGCGCAAGCTGCGCGAGTTCGCCGACGCCGACCGCGTCCACGAGCAGGGCGTCCGCGTCCGGGCGATCGGCGACGTGCCCCGGCTCCCCCCGCGCGTCCGCGACGCGGTCGAGTACGCGGAGCGGCGCACCGCCGGCAACGACCGCTTCACGCTCAACGTCGCGCTGGCGTACGGCGGCCGAACCGAACTGCTCGACGCCGCCCGCGCCATCGCGCGCGACGTCGACGCCGGCGAGATGGCCCCCGACGACGTCGACGTCGAGACGGTCGAGGAGCGCCTCTACGACCGCCCGATCCGCGACGTGGACCTCATCGTCCGGACCGGCGGCGACGAGCGGACCTCGAACTTCCTCCCGTGGCACGCCAACGGCAACGAGGCCGCCGTCTACTTCTGTGCGCCCTACTGGCCGGAGTTCTCCGAGGCCGACTTCCTGCGCGCGATCCGCACTTACGAGTCGCGAGAGGAGTCGTGGCAGCGCGCCCGGGCGGAGCGGGCCGCCGCGCTGGTGCGCGCGCTCGCCGAGGTGGAGTTCGCGGAGGCCCGGGCCGCGGCCGCCCGGCTCCGCGAGCGCGTCCCGCGGCTCGACGGCAGCGACCTCTCCGACGACGCCCTCGGCATCGCAGACCAGGACTCGGTCGGAACGAACGAGGAGGACACCCCGGAGCCGGCAAGCGCGACCGACCCGGCTCCGCCGGACGCCGACTGA
- a CDS encoding DUF2891 domain-containing protein: MNAFEELSPDALRAGRADALDDAVATTLAAHPLDGVETEYPHYQGTVEGPEAPPRPTEDHPVFYGCFDWHSAVHSHWALVRALRLAPDHPDEAAIVTGIDERLIPENVAREVDYLDENPGFEEPYGWSWLLRLAAELALWDDPRADAWHETLRPLEQRVRRGTRESFLGIDRAHRVGTHGNTAFALAGVLDYARVVGDADLESETEATARRLYANDTAAVVGAEPVGWDFLSPALTEADLMRRVLDPDPFAAWLDDFLPDLTEPPHDALLAPVDVEPDEGDGAAMHMIGLNVSRAWCLAGLADGLDGRDGPAATRLREPLNAAARRHAEAGAADVLTDDYAGSHWLSSFALYLLTRNEDGIAPGAC; the protein is encoded by the coding sequence ATGAACGCTTTCGAGGAACTGTCGCCGGACGCCCTCCGCGCCGGGCGGGCGGACGCGCTCGACGACGCCGTCGCGACGACCCTGGCCGCCCACCCGCTCGACGGGGTCGAGACCGAGTACCCGCACTACCAGGGGACCGTTGAGGGGCCGGAAGCGCCCCCGCGCCCCACGGAGGACCATCCCGTGTTCTACGGCTGCTTCGACTGGCACTCCGCGGTCCACAGCCACTGGGCGCTCGTCCGCGCGCTGCGGCTCGCCCCGGATCACCCGGACGAGGCCGCGATCGTAACCGGCATCGACGAGCGACTGATCCCCGAGAACGTCGCTCGCGAGGTCGACTACCTCGACGAGAACCCCGGCTTCGAGGAGCCGTACGGCTGGTCGTGGCTGCTGCGCCTCGCCGCCGAACTCGCCCTGTGGGACGACCCACGCGCCGACGCGTGGCACGAGACCCTCCGCCCGCTGGAGCAGCGAGTTCGCCGCGGGACCCGCGAGTCGTTCCTCGGCATCGACCGGGCGCACCGCGTCGGCACCCACGGCAATACCGCGTTCGCGCTCGCGGGCGTCCTTGACTACGCGCGGGTCGTCGGCGACGCCGATCTGGAATCGGAGACGGAAGCGACCGCTCGCCGCCTCTACGCGAACGACACCGCCGCGGTCGTCGGCGCGGAGCCGGTCGGCTGGGACTTCCTCTCGCCCGCCCTGACGGAGGCGGACCTCATGCGACGCGTCCTCGACCCCGACCCCTTCGCGGCGTGGCTCGACGACTTCCTCCCCGACCTCACCGAACCCCCGCACGACGCGCTGCTCGCGCCCGTCGACGTCGAGCCCGACGAGGGCGACGGCGCCGCGATGCACATGATCGGGCTCAACGTCTCCCGCGCGTGGTGTCTCGCCGGACTGGCCGACGGGCTGGACGGGCGAGACGGCCCGGCTGCGACCCGGCTTCGCGAGCCCCTCAACGCCGCGGCGCGCCGGCACGCCGAGGCGGGGGCCGCGGACGTTCTCACCGACGACTACGCGGGGTCGCACTGGCTCTCGTCGTTCGCGCTGTACCTGTTGACGCGGAACGAGGACGGGATCGCGCCGGGGGCGTGCTAG
- a CDS encoding NOB1 family endonuclease, which translates to MQVLDSSAFIHEYTTDEDVVSIPAVHDELTGEVALRFDAMEGSGMTVHVPAPEAVDRVRRAAKGSGDAAELSDTDIRLIATALELHATLVTDDYAMQNVAERLDLPVEAIARDGISEEREWRFQCVGCNRTFDENKERCPICGSDLTRKNPA; encoded by the coding sequence ATGCAAGTCCTCGACTCGTCCGCGTTCATCCACGAGTACACGACCGACGAGGACGTGGTCTCCATCCCGGCGGTCCACGACGAACTCACCGGCGAGGTGGCGCTCCGCTTCGACGCGATGGAGGGCTCCGGGATGACCGTCCACGTGCCGGCGCCGGAGGCGGTCGACCGGGTCCGCCGCGCCGCGAAGGGGTCGGGCGACGCCGCGGAGCTTTCCGACACCGACATCCGGCTCATCGCGACCGCCTTGGAGCTTCACGCGACGCTCGTCACCGACGACTACGCGATGCAGAACGTCGCCGAGCGGCTCGACCTCCCGGTCGAGGCCATCGCTCGCGACGGCATCTCCGAGGAGCGCGAGTGGCGCTTCCAGTGCGTCGGCTGTAACCGCACCTTCGACGAGAACAAAGAGCGGTGTCCGATCTGCGGCAGCGACCTGACGCGGAAGAACCCTGCCTGA
- a CDS encoding PRC-barrel domain-containing protein, which translates to MVDILAENLSGKAVMSSDGTELGDLYNITMNLESGELNHLLVSPHEQLRPERVDFDVDEMGRLRVPVANVQAVKDYIVVAR; encoded by the coding sequence ATGGTCGACATCCTCGCGGAGAACCTGTCCGGGAAGGCGGTGATGAGCTCCGACGGCACGGAGCTCGGGGACCTGTACAACATCACGATGAACCTCGAGTCCGGGGAGCTGAACCACCTCCTCGTCAGCCCGCACGAGCAACTCAGGCCCGAACGCGTCGACTTCGACGTCGACGAGATGGGGCGGCTCCGCGTCCCGGTCGCGAACGTCCAGGCGGTGAAAGACTACATCGTCGTCGCCCGCTGA
- the infB gene encoding translation initiation factor IF-2 has translation MTDHTHADTLRTPIVAVLGHVDHGKTSLLDTIRGSAVSEGEAGAITQHIGATDIPLDTISGMAGELIDPSDFDLPGLLFIDTPGHHSFSTLRARGGALADIAVLVVDVNDGFQPQTEEAIDILRRTGTPFVVAANKVDTTPGWNPQDGEPIQRSMEAQSERAKSMLDENLYEIIGQLSDAGFSADLYWRVQDFQKNIGVVPLSALTGEGVPDLLTVLMGLSQRFMKEEMAIDVTGPGEGTVLEVKDERGFGATVDTVVYDGVIRNGDTVVVGGQDEPIVTEIRALLRPRPLAEIRTEKEFEKVGEIGAAAGVKIAAPDLDQAMAGAPVRVVRDRTVDRVVEEVKAELAEIEVETADNGVVVKADTLGSLEAMANALREAEVPILRAEVGDIAPRDIAVAETANQDEHKAILGFNVDLLQNAESDLENADVKLFKNEVIYQLVEDYERYVEEKQRAQQETVLDKVVRPARFRILPDHTFRQNDPAVVGVEVISGTLQNNRNVGFFEGNEFERVGGLSGIQKQGDDVDEARSGERVSIAIDGPTVGRDIEEGDTLWTEVPEKHAKILEQELKEEITADEREALQGYLETRRKRDPFWGK, from the coding sequence ATGACCGACCACACACACGCGGACACCCTGCGAACCCCCATCGTCGCCGTGCTGGGCCACGTCGACCACGGCAAGACGAGCCTGCTCGACACGATCCGCGGCTCCGCCGTCAGCGAGGGCGAGGCCGGCGCGATCACCCAACACATCGGGGCGACGGACATCCCGCTCGACACCATCTCCGGGATGGCGGGCGAGCTGATCGACCCGTCGGACTTCGATTTACCCGGACTCCTCTTTATTGACACGCCGGGGCACCACTCCTTCTCGACGCTGCGCGCCCGCGGCGGCGCCCTCGCCGACATCGCGGTGCTGGTCGTCGACGTGAACGACGGCTTCCAGCCGCAGACGGAGGAGGCGATCGACATCCTCCGCCGGACGGGGACCCCCTTCGTCGTCGCCGCCAACAAGGTGGACACGACGCCCGGCTGGAACCCGCAGGACGGCGAGCCGATCCAGCGAAGCATGGAGGCGCAGTCCGAGCGCGCGAAGTCGATGCTCGACGAGAACCTCTACGAGATCATCGGTCAGCTCTCCGACGCCGGCTTCTCCGCCGATCTCTACTGGCGCGTCCAAGACTTCCAGAAGAACATCGGCGTCGTCCCGCTGTCGGCGCTCACCGGCGAGGGCGTCCCGGACCTCCTCACCGTCCTGATGGGCCTCTCCCAGCGGTTCATGAAAGAGGAGATGGCGATCGACGTCACGGGGCCCGGCGAGGGGACGGTCCTCGAAGTGAAAGACGAGCGCGGCTTCGGCGCCACCGTCGACACCGTCGTCTACGACGGCGTGATCCGCAACGGCGACACCGTCGTCGTCGGCGGGCAGGACGAGCCGATCGTCACCGAGATCCGCGCGCTGCTCCGCCCGCGGCCGCTCGCGGAGATCCGGACCGAGAAGGAGTTCGAGAAGGTCGGCGAGATCGGGGCCGCGGCCGGCGTGAAGATCGCCGCGCCCGACCTCGACCAGGCGATGGCGGGCGCGCCGGTCCGCGTCGTCCGCGACCGTACCGTCGACCGGGTCGTCGAGGAGGTAAAAGCCGAGCTCGCCGAGATCGAGGTCGAGACGGCCGACAACGGCGTCGTCGTCAAGGCGGACACCCTCGGCTCCTTAGAGGCGATGGCGAACGCGCTCCGCGAGGCCGAGGTCCCCATCCTGCGCGCGGAGGTCGGCGACATCGCGCCGCGCGACATCGCGGTCGCGGAGACCGCGAATCAGGACGAGCACAAGGCCATCCTCGGCTTCAACGTTGACCTCCTCCAGAACGCGGAGTCGGACCTGGAGAACGCGGACGTGAAGCTGTTCAAAAACGAGGTCATCTACCAGCTGGTCGAGGACTACGAGCGCTACGTCGAGGAGAAGCAGCGCGCGCAACAGGAGACGGTGCTGGACAAGGTGGTTCGCCCCGCCCGCTTCCGTATCCTCCCCGACCACACGTTCCGGCAGAACGACCCCGCCGTCGTCGGCGTCGAGGTCATCTCCGGCACGCTCCAGAACAACCGCAACGTCGGCTTCTTCGAGGGCAACGAGTTCGAGCGCGTCGGCGGCCTCTCGGGGATTCAAAAGCAGGGCGACGACGTCGACGAGGCGCGCTCCGGCGAGCGCGTCAGCATCGCCATCGACGGGCCGACGGTCGGCCGCGACATCGAGGAGGGCGACACGCTCTGGACCGAGGTGCCCGAGAAGCACGCGAAGATCCTCGAACAGGAGTTAAAAGAGGAGATCACCGCCGACGAGCGCGAGGCGCTCCAAGGCTACTTGGAGACGCGACGCAAGCGGGACCCGTTCTGGGGCAAGTGA
- a CDS encoding mRNA surveillance protein pelota — protein sequence MRISERGYGEEGRERLTLVPENVDDLWHLAHVLEPGDLVEGDTTRRIQRNDDQMRDTGGQREHIFVTLEVEDVEFARFANRLRVSGIIVGCSREDQLNAHHTLNVEEHDEITVEKHFKPDQTERLEEATEAAENPDVAIATVEEGAAYVHTVQQYGTEEYASFTKPTGKGEFSRPREELFAELGEALAHLDADAVILAGPGFTKQDARDYIDEEYRDLSDRITTVDTSAAGDRGVHEVLKRGAVDEVQKETRISKEASLIDELTENIAKEEKATYGPDDTAEAAEFGAVETLLVVDERLRTERQGDGDWEIDVNEVIESVEQQGGDVVVFSSEFAPGEQLSNLGGIAAILRYRLQ from the coding sequence ATGCGAATCTCCGAGCGGGGGTACGGCGAGGAGGGCCGGGAACGGCTCACGCTGGTCCCCGAGAACGTCGACGACCTCTGGCACCTCGCGCACGTCCTCGAGCCCGGGGACCTCGTCGAGGGCGACACCACCCGACGGATTCAGCGGAACGACGACCAGATGCGGGACACCGGCGGGCAGCGCGAGCACATCTTCGTCACGCTGGAGGTCGAGGACGTCGAGTTCGCGCGGTTCGCCAACCGCCTCCGCGTCTCCGGGATAATCGTCGGCTGCTCGCGGGAGGACCAGCTCAACGCCCACCACACGCTCAACGTCGAGGAGCACGACGAGATAACCGTCGAGAAACACTTCAAGCCGGACCAGACCGAGCGGTTGGAGGAGGCGACCGAGGCCGCGGAGAACCCCGACGTGGCCATCGCGACCGTCGAGGAGGGCGCGGCGTACGTCCACACGGTCCAGCAGTACGGCACCGAGGAGTACGCATCGTTCACGAAGCCGACCGGCAAAGGCGAGTTCTCGCGGCCGCGCGAGGAGCTGTTCGCGGAGCTGGGCGAGGCGCTCGCGCACCTCGACGCCGACGCGGTGATCCTGGCCGGGCCGGGGTTCACCAAGCAGGACGCGCGCGATTACATCGACGAGGAGTACCGGGACCTCTCGGACCGGATCACCACGGTCGACACCTCCGCCGCGGGCGACCGCGGCGTCCACGAGGTGCTGAAGCGCGGCGCAGTCGACGAGGTTCAAAAAGAGACCCGCATCTCGAAGGAGGCGAGCCTCATCGACGAGCTGACGGAGAACATCGCCAAGGAAGAGAAGGCGACGTACGGCCCGGACGACACCGCCGAGGCCGCCGAGTTCGGCGCGGTCGAGACGCTGCTCGTCGTCGACGAGCGCCTCCGCACGGAGCGCCAGGGCGACGGCGACTGGGAGATCGACGTCAACGAGGTGATCGAGTCGGTCGAACAACAGGGCGGCGACGTGGTCGTCTTCTCCTCGGAGTTCGCCCCCGGCGAGCAGCTCTCGAACCTCGGCGGCATCGCCGCGATCCTCCGCTACCGACTCCAGTGA
- a CDS encoding DUF4013 domain-containing protein has product MLTAAATALTRTDDTAGVVLVGGSVTLLGWILTALWLVGVLFVSPAIAVAAPVAFAPSLVARGYFVRVTRSAIQSGDGAGAPSLVAWGELVRDGLKSALLSAALLAPLAGGLAVAGGAVAALVAGPVDPGSTATAVESALGPNSPVAVAVVAVGLVAALVGAYLLAFAYVRPAALAAFAASGRLRDGLNPRTVAGVAATGSYATGWTLAVGALAVGYAVAAPTVPLIVGVALAFLARVVAHGLYGRGAAAALREGLNRDAAARPAVRTHRDAAHTESRTGRRADATPREGSNRGAGVGRAADRDREIGRARNDPPAPVVSGDGGRPMRSEPPAAVQVGRGVPVDEAGAAGGDDAGDADDADDAGGAESDGDPAGGFEWGPSLADAEGKR; this is encoded by the coding sequence ATGCTCACCGCGGCCGCGACGGCGCTGACGCGAACCGACGACACCGCGGGCGTCGTCCTCGTCGGCGGGTCCGTGACCCTGCTGGGGTGGATCCTCACGGCGCTGTGGCTCGTCGGCGTCCTCTTCGTCAGCCCGGCCATCGCCGTCGCGGCCCCGGTCGCGTTCGCGCCGTCGCTCGTCGCGCGCGGCTACTTTGTCCGCGTGACGCGGAGCGCGATCCAGTCCGGAGACGGAGCCGGCGCGCCGTCGCTCGTCGCCTGGGGAGAGCTGGTCAGGGACGGCCTCAAGTCGGCGCTGCTGTCGGCGGCGCTGCTCGCCCCGCTCGCGGGCGGTCTCGCGGTCGCCGGCGGCGCCGTCGCCGCGCTCGTCGCCGGCCCCGTCGATCCGGGGTCGACCGCGACCGCCGTCGAGTCGGCGCTCGGTCCGAACAGCCCGGTCGCCGTCGCGGTCGTCGCCGTCGGTCTCGTCGCCGCGCTCGTCGGCGCGTACCTCCTCGCCTTTGCGTACGTCCGCCCCGCAGCCCTCGCAGCGTTCGCCGCGTCCGGGCGGCTCAGGGACGGCCTGAACCCGCGGACGGTGGCCGGCGTCGCCGCGACGGGCTCGTACGCCACCGGGTGGACGCTCGCGGTCGGGGCGCTCGCGGTCGGCTACGCCGTCGCGGCGCCGACGGTGCCCCTGATCGTCGGCGTCGCGCTCGCCTTCCTCGCCCGCGTCGTCGCGCACGGGCTCTACGGACGGGGAGCGGCGGCCGCGCTGCGTGAGGGTTTGAATCGGGACGCCGCGGCGCGGCCGGCGGTCCGGACGCACCGCGACGCCGCGCATACCGAGAGCCGAACGGGTCGCCGCGCGGACGCGACTCCCCGTGAGGGCTCGAATCGCGGCGCGGGCGTGGGCCGTGCCGCCGACCGTGACCGGGAGATCGGTCGCGCGCGCAACGACCCTCCGGCCCCCGTCGTGTCGGGCGACGGCGGGCGGCCGATGCGGAGCGAGCCGCCGGCCGCGGTTCAGGTCGGTCGCGGCGTTCCCGTCGACGAGGCTGGCGCCGCCGGCGGAGACGACGCGGGCGATGCGGACGACGCGGACGATGCCGGCGGCGCCGAATCGGACGGCGACCCGGCCGGCGGCTTCGAGTGGGGGCCGTCGCTCGCCGACGCGGAAGGCAAGCGTTGA
- a CDS encoding thiamine-binding protein, with amino-acid sequence MTAIAMLSVAPVIEGSMAEEVATAVAALDDFDVSYETNPMGTVIEAEDAETLFAAAAAAHEAVDGDRVSTVLKIDDKRASDGTAAEKVDAVEEHLGREAKRER; translated from the coding sequence ATGACAGCCATCGCGATGCTGAGCGTCGCGCCGGTGATCGAGGGGAGCATGGCCGAGGAGGTGGCGACGGCCGTCGCCGCGCTCGACGACTTCGACGTGAGCTACGAGACGAACCCGATGGGGACCGTCATCGAGGCCGAGGACGCGGAGACGCTGTTCGCGGCCGCGGCGGCCGCCCACGAGGCCGTCGACGGCGACCGGGTCTCGACGGTCTTAAAAATCGACGACAAGCGGGCGAGCGACGGGACCGCCGCGGAGAAGGTCGACGCCGTCGAGGAGCACCTCGGTCGAGAGGCGAAGCGAGAGCGGTGA
- a CDS encoding RtcB family protein encodes MTTREFDGIRLEKVREHVWEIPREGDMNVPARVLASENLLEEIGDDDSLQQLKNATHLPGIVEPALCMPDGHQGYGFPVGGVGAIDAKTGCISPGAVGYDINCGVRMLRTNLAYDDVRGREEELVDALFEAVPSGLGGGGVIDGTADAIEGALERGVEWAVEEGYGIESDLARCEDEGRRPDARPEYVSQKAMDRGRNQLGSLGSGNHFLEVQRVTDVFRDDVAEAYGLEEDGIVVLIHCGSRGLGHQTCNDYLRRIEKEHGDLLDELPDKELAAAPAGSELAEEYYGAMGACINFAWVNRQLITHQARETFGEVFDADPIDNLGMELLYDVAHNIAKKETHEVGVDAEGRPAVGDEAVDRAERELYVHRKGATRAFPAGNADVPETYRDVGQPVIIPGSMGAGSYVLRGGEESMSVSFGSTAHGAGRLMSRTQAKQEFWGGDVQDDLEDGQRIYVKAQSGATIAEEAPGVYKDIDEVIRVSDELGIGDKVARTFPVCNIKG; translated from the coding sequence ATGACCACGCGCGAGTTCGACGGGATCCGGTTGGAGAAGGTGCGCGAGCACGTCTGGGAGATCCCCCGCGAGGGCGACATGAACGTCCCCGCGCGGGTCCTCGCCAGCGAGAACCTACTGGAAGAGATCGGCGACGACGACTCGCTCCAGCAGCTGAAGAACGCCACGCACCTGCCCGGCATCGTCGAGCCCGCGCTCTGTATGCCCGACGGCCACCAGGGGTACGGCTTCCCCGTCGGCGGCGTCGGCGCGATCGACGCGAAAACCGGCTGTATCTCTCCTGGAGCAGTTGGTTACGACATAAATTGTGGCGTAAGAATGTTAAGAACGAACCTCGCCTACGACGACGTGCGCGGCCGCGAGGAGGAGCTCGTCGACGCGCTGTTCGAGGCGGTCCCCTCCGGGCTCGGCGGCGGCGGCGTGATCGACGGCACCGCGGACGCCATCGAGGGCGCGCTCGAGCGCGGCGTCGAGTGGGCCGTCGAGGAGGGGTACGGGATCGAGAGCGACCTCGCGCGCTGCGAGGACGAGGGACGCCGCCCCGACGCGCGCCCGGAGTACGTCTCCCAGAAGGCGATGGACCGCGGGCGCAACCAGCTGGGGTCGCTCGGCTCGGGGAACCACTTCCTCGAGGTCCAGCGCGTCACCGACGTGTTCCGCGATGACGTGGCGGAGGCGTACGGCTTAGAAGAGGACGGGATCGTCGTCCTGATTCACTGCGGAAGCCGCGGGCTCGGCCACCAGACCTGTAACGACTACCTCCGGCGGATCGAGAAGGAACACGGCGACCTGCTCGACGAGCTGCCCGACAAGGAGCTGGCGGCCGCGCCCGCCGGCTCCGAGTTAGCCGAGGAGTACTACGGCGCGATGGGCGCGTGCATCAACTTCGCGTGGGTGAACCGCCAGCTGATCACCCACCAGGCCCGCGAGACGTTCGGCGAGGTGTTCGACGCCGACCCGATCGACAACCTCGGGATGGAACTGCTGTACGACGTGGCGCACAACATCGCGAAGAAGGAGACCCACGAGGTCGGCGTCGACGCCGAGGGGCGCCCCGCCGTCGGCGACGAGGCGGTCGACCGCGCGGAGCGCGAGCTGTACGTCCACCGCAAGGGCGCGACGCGCGCGTTCCCCGCCGGCAACGCGGACGTGCCCGAGACCTACCGCGACGTCGGCCAACCCGTCATCATCCCCGGCAGCATGGGCGCCGGCTCGTACGTCCTCCGCGGCGGCGAGGAGTCGATGTCGGTGTCGTTCGGCTCGACCGCCCACGGCGCCGGCCGCCTGATGAGCCGGACGCAGGCGAAACAGGAGTTCTGGGGCGGCGACGTTCAGGACGACCTCGAGGACGGCCAGCGGATCTACGTGAAGGCCCAGTCCGGCGCCACCATCGCCGAGGAGGCCCCCGGCGTGTACAAGGACATCGACGAGGTGATCCGCGTCAGCGACGAGCTCGGCATCGGGGACAAGGTCGCCCGGACGTTCCCCGTCTGTAACATCAAGGGGTAG
- a CDS encoding archease has protein sequence MSYELRDHTADVAVEATADTLSALFAAVANGLAAASAESVPETGGDRFELEVAAESREALLFDYLDRLIYERDVRLVLPADHRCTVVEPGDDGGGTGDANPDEWRLTASARGVPLDAVAAREVKAVTYSEMALERRGDEWYAYVVFDV, from the coding sequence ATGAGCTACGAGCTCCGCGACCACACGGCCGACGTCGCCGTCGAGGCGACGGCCGACACCCTCTCGGCGCTGTTCGCGGCGGTCGCGAACGGACTCGCGGCCGCCAGCGCGGAGTCGGTGCCGGAGACGGGGGGCGACCGGTTCGAACTCGAGGTCGCCGCCGAGAGCCGCGAGGCCCTGCTGTTCGACTACCTCGACCGCCTGATCTACGAGCGCGACGTGCGGCTCGTTCTCCCGGCCGACCACCGGTGTACGGTCGTCGAACCGGGCGACGACGGCGGCGGAACGGGGGACGCGAACCCGGACGAGTGGCGGCTCACCGCCAGCGCGCGCGGCGTCCCGCTGGACGCGGTGGCCGCTCGGGAGGTCAAGGCGGTCACGTACTCGGAGATGGCGCTCGAACGGAGGGGAGACGAGTGGTACGCGTACGTCGTCTTCGACGTGTGA
- a CDS encoding DUF502 domain-containing protein, which translates to MTDESSGVELLRRAFLTGIAVIVPAVITLAVLAFAFNAVYDYLDAFSSAIIAVSPGTGLPVIGAVSRELAIEIATPVVFVAAILLIGAAVESSRYGEQAVNYVDYAVERVPGVGSVYQGFRQMSDAMLESDGGNFREVVLVEFPTAEAYTLAFVTSETPAAIADHADSEGEGMRTLFMPMAPNPVMGGHVVFVPERRIVDVELTVDEGIRALVTSGVALEEVAADLDDVDSEDLRAGAPERTIDARFQTDERSESAEGSRDRTHEGTGER; encoded by the coding sequence ATGACCGACGAGTCGTCGGGAGTCGAGCTGCTCCGACGAGCCTTCCTGACCGGTATCGCCGTCATCGTTCCCGCCGTCATCACGCTGGCCGTCCTCGCGTTCGCGTTCAACGCGGTGTACGACTACCTCGACGCCTTCTCGTCTGCGATCATCGCCGTGTCGCCGGGGACCGGGCTGCCGGTGATTGGCGCCGTCTCCCGCGAACTCGCGATCGAGATCGCGACGCCGGTCGTGTTCGTGGCCGCGATCCTCCTCATCGGCGCGGCCGTCGAGTCCTCGCGGTACGGTGAGCAGGCCGTCAACTACGTCGACTACGCCGTCGAACGCGTTCCCGGCGTCGGCTCCGTCTACCAAGGGTTCCGGCAGATGAGCGACGCCATGCTGGAGTCGGACGGCGGGAACTTCCGCGAGGTCGTCCTCGTGGAGTTCCCGACGGCGGAGGCGTACACGCTCGCGTTCGTCACCAGCGAGACGCCGGCCGCCATCGCGGACCACGCGGACAGCGAGGGCGAGGGGATGCGGACGCTGTTCATGCCGATGGCGCCGAACCCGGTGATGGGGGGCCACGTCGTCTTCGTCCCGGAGCGCCGGATCGTCGACGTCGAGCTGACCGTCGACGAGGGGATCCGCGCGCTCGTCACGAGCGGCGTCGCCTTGGAGGAGGTCGCCGCCGACCTCGACGACGTCGACTCGGAGGACCTGCGCGCCGGGGCCCCGGAGCGGACCATCGACGCCCGGTTCCAGACCGACGAGCGATCGGAGAGCGCGGAGGGGTCCCGCGACCGGACCCACGAGGGGACCGGCGAGCGATGA